The Thermoproteota archaeon genome has a segment encoding these proteins:
- a CDS encoding UPF0179 family protein, protein MTDGERVGLVPSSIAKRGFKFTFEGISESCKTCKLRSACVDGLEMGRVYEVVEVRKKRFPCPLHGEVVLATLRKAHILVALPSGLIEGATMQYKRMECEDISCKNYPYCKPEGIVPGDKIKIVREVGPLSGCSKVVGFKIYEVEVR, encoded by the coding sequence ATGACTGATGGAGAAAGAGTAGGCTTAGTACCATCCTCTATAGCTAAAAGAGGGTTCAAATTCACCTTTGAGGGGATATCAGAATCATGTAAGACCTGCAAGCTGAGGTCGGCATGCGTTGACGGGTTGGAGATGGGTAGGGTATATGAGGTCGTGGAGGTCAGGAAGAAGAGGTTTCCTTGCCCTTTGCACGGTGAGGTCGTGCTGGCTACCTTGAGGAAGGCCCATATCCTCGTCGCTCTACCATCTGGCCTCATAGAGGGAGCTACTATGCAGTATAAGAGAATGGAGTGCGAGGATATCTCATGCAAGAATTACCCATACTGCAAACCGGAGGGGATAGTGCCCGGAGACAAGATAAAGATCGTGAGGGAGGTGGGCCCTCTATCCGGTTGTTCCAAGGTGGTTGGCTTCAAAATATACGAGGTTGAGGTCAGGTGA
- a CDS encoding proteasome subunit beta, with amino-acid sequence MFHGVRTKGARADVPEQLEKLLKGTTTVGVKFKDGVIIASDKRATSGTFVASKSAVKTIQLTDYAVATISGLVADGQYLVNHIKAMAELYQLDMERPLNLKGMAKLLSVMLRNYRPYFLMAHLIVGGIDREGPHLFNVDFFGTLTEEDYLATGSGSPVAISVIEEGYSSDMDEESALRLVISGMMAALSRDSATGDGIDVVVIDRGGVRFLSREEVTELWKELSG; translated from the coding sequence ATGTTCCATGGTGTTAGGACTAAAGGGGCACGTGCTGACGTCCCCGAGCAGCTAGAGAAGCTGCTGAAAGGAACTACGACTGTCGGTGTCAAGTTCAAGGATGGGGTGATAATCGCCTCGGATAAGAGGGCTACGAGTGGTACCTTTGTCGCCAGCAAGAGCGCTGTGAAAACCATCCAGTTGACTGACTATGCGGTCGCTACTATTTCGGGGCTGGTCGCTGATGGACAGTACCTAGTCAACCACATAAAGGCCATGGCCGAACTCTACCAGCTAGATATGGAGAGGCCACTGAACTTGAAGGGTATGGCGAAGCTCCTGTCCGTGATGCTGAGGAATTACAGACCCTATTTCCTCATGGCCCACTTGATAGTTGGGGGTATAGACAGGGAGGGTCCGCACCTATTCAATGTGGACTTCTTCGGAACGCTGACCGAGGAAGATTATCTAGCCACAGGTTCCGGATCTCCGGTTGCCATTTCAGTTATAGAGGAAGGGTACTCCTCGGATATGGATGAAGAGAGCGCTCTCAGGCTCGTCATCTCTGGGATGATGGCCGCCCTCTCTAGGGACTCGGCTACTGGGGACGGAATTGACGTAGTGGTCATAGACAGAGGTGGCGTGAGGTTCCTCTCTAGGGAGGAGGTTACTGAGTTGTGGAAGGAGCTTTCGGGATGA
- a CDS encoding beta-CASP ribonuclease aCPSF1: MQPVEQLKRRVREYLSQYARITKVDLEGPFVVVYAEDPKEILDIPDAITNAAKTLKKKIIVLASKPLKDESATIEFIRKLVPQKAEIIDIKFVHETNEVYIIAKRTGYVVGKGGSNILEILKETGWRPIIIRAPTIKSAFLETFYSILISGSAERKRILKRLSSRIYRPSVGADRGLFVTFLGAAREVGRSAILVHTDESTVLLDSGISVGGRNPFPRFDLPIFRLEELDAVVVTHAHLDHSGALPLLFKYGYRGPVYLTKPTRDLIMLLLYDYLNLSQKMGITPFFSWRDVVNLMNHMITLDYGETVDISPDIKLTLYNAGHILGSSLAHLNIESARHNILYTGDFRYRDTKLLDKAMRRFPRVETLVMECTYCGERDVLPSLREAEETLFSIIRETTERGGKVLIPALAVGRAQEIMLSLVDGFRRETLPDVPVYLDGMIYDSTAIHSAYPDYLSSYVRNRVFKEDRDPFTDPHFNFIGGPDERPDVTTGGPAVIIAPSGMLTGGPSVEYLRLMAPNEDNSIVLVSYQAEGTLGRRIRDGAREIRVPNEEGEIVTVEVRAKVHVVEGFSAHADKVQLLTYLNTVEPRPHRVFLVHGEESKIRSFIPLAHKSIGGMRFSAPHIGETFKLA; encoded by the coding sequence TTGCAGCCCGTAGAGCAGCTGAAAAGGAGAGTTAGGGAATACCTCTCCCAGTACGCTAGGATAACCAAGGTCGATTTGGAGGGACCTTTCGTCGTCGTTTACGCGGAGGATCCCAAGGAGATATTGGACATACCCGATGCCATCACTAACGCCGCGAAGACCCTGAAGAAGAAAATTATAGTACTGGCATCGAAGCCTCTCAAGGACGAAAGTGCCACTATAGAGTTCATAAGGAAGCTAGTTCCTCAGAAAGCCGAGATAATTGATATAAAATTTGTTCATGAGACTAACGAGGTGTACATAATTGCTAAGAGGACGGGTTACGTCGTCGGGAAGGGCGGTTCGAACATACTGGAGATCCTGAAGGAGACAGGATGGAGACCCATCATAATAAGGGCTCCCACAATAAAGTCAGCCTTCTTGGAGACCTTTTACAGCATCTTGATATCCGGATCTGCCGAGAGGAAGAGAATCCTCAAGAGGCTCTCTTCTAGGATATATAGGCCCTCAGTGGGAGCTGATAGGGGCCTGTTCGTCACATTCTTGGGGGCGGCCAGGGAGGTGGGCAGGAGCGCCATCCTAGTTCACACGGATGAAAGCACCGTACTACTAGATAGCGGGATAAGCGTGGGCGGTAGGAATCCGTTTCCAAGGTTCGATCTTCCCATATTCAGGCTGGAGGAACTCGATGCCGTTGTGGTGACTCACGCCCATCTAGATCATTCTGGGGCTCTACCTCTCCTGTTCAAGTATGGATATAGGGGTCCCGTATATTTGACGAAACCCACTAGGGACCTGATAATGCTCCTACTTTACGACTATCTGAATCTCTCCCAGAAGATGGGAATAACACCATTCTTCTCGTGGAGGGATGTTGTGAATCTGATGAACCACATGATTACCTTGGATTACGGAGAGACCGTCGACATATCTCCAGACATAAAGCTCACCCTCTACAACGCTGGACACATACTGGGTTCGAGCTTGGCCCACCTCAACATAGAGAGCGCCAGACATAACATCCTCTACACCGGAGATTTCAGGTACAGAGATACCAAGTTGTTAGATAAGGCCATGAGGAGGTTCCCGAGGGTGGAGACCCTCGTAATGGAGTGTACGTACTGTGGGGAGAGGGATGTGCTGCCCAGCCTCAGGGAAGCTGAGGAAACTCTCTTTTCCATCATAAGGGAGACGACAGAGAGGGGAGGGAAGGTCCTCATACCCGCCTTGGCTGTAGGCAGGGCTCAGGAGATAATGCTCTCCCTAGTGGATGGGTTCCGCAGGGAAACACTTCCGGACGTACCAGTTTACTTAGATGGCATGATCTACGACTCGACAGCGATCCATTCAGCTTATCCGGACTACCTCTCCTCCTACGTCAGGAACAGGGTCTTCAAGGAGGACAGGGATCCCTTCACCGATCCCCATTTCAACTTCATTGGCGGGCCCGATGAGAGGCCTGATGTGACCACTGGAGGACCTGCTGTGATTATAGCTCCCTCGGGAATGCTCACAGGAGGTCCTAGTGTCGAGTATCTGAGGCTCATGGCACCGAATGAGGATAACTCCATAGTGCTGGTGAGCTACCAAGCAGAGGGAACCTTGGGCAGGAGGATAAGGGACGGAGCTAGGGAGATCAGGGTGCCCAACGAGGAAGGTGAAATAGTCACGGTCGAGGTGAGGGCCAAAGTTCATGTCGTCGAGGGGTTCTCGGCTCACGCCGACAAGGTGCAGCTCCTCACATACCTGAATACGGTTGAGCCTAGGCCACACAGGGTCTTCCTAGTACACGGAGAGGAGAGCAAAATAAGATCGTTCATCCCCCTAGCCCACAAGAGCATAGGCGGGATGAGGTTCTCCGCTCCTCACATAGGAGAGACGTTCAAGCTGGCTTGA
- the sepF gene encoding cell division protein SepF — protein MGFFRKLFGRGEEEYEEEYPEEGYEEEIEYGDLDYEVEPAKAKVLAEKAITVKPMSLRNAEDVEQVLNEISEGNIILLRYDDLAAEGEEKLRFIIQRLKERVLEMGGDLVLIRDRGYPPILIVPRFVEIWRSPE, from the coding sequence TTGGGTTTCTTCAGAAAGCTCTTCGGAAGGGGAGAGGAGGAGTACGAGGAAGAATACCCTGAGGAGGGGTATGAGGAGGAGATTGAGTACGGAGATCTAGATTACGAGGTAGAACCGGCGAAGGCTAAAGTTCTAGCTGAGAAGGCGATCACTGTAAAGCCCATGAGTCTGAGAAACGCTGAGGATGTCGAGCAGGTTCTCAACGAGATAAGTGAGGGCAATATAATTCTTCTGAGATACGATGACCTGGCTGCTGAGGGTGAGGAGAAGCTGAGGTTCATCATACAGAGGCTAAAGGAAAGGGTTCTGGAGATGGGTGGGGACTTGGTGCTGATAAGGGACAGGGGCTATCCCCCCATACTAATAGTCCCTAGGTTCGTGGAGATATGGCGCAGTCCCGAGTGA
- a CDS encoding LSm family protein produces MSSAMRYLSKSVNTNILVSLKNGIFVRGILRAYDNHLNLILDNAEEIYTTPDGETKQNRIGKRVLIRGDNVIAISTPKIEME; encoded by the coding sequence ATGTCCAGCGCCATGAGATACCTCTCCAAGAGCGTTAACACAAACATCTTGGTATCCTTGAAGAATGGCATATTCGTTAGGGGAATATTGAGGGCCTACGACAACCACCTCAACCTCATCTTGGACAACGCTGAGGAGATATATACTACCCCCGATGGGGAGACTAAACAGAACAGAATAGGTAAGAGGGTTTTAATAAGGGGAGACAACGTGATCGCTATATCCACACCGAAGATAGAAATGGAGTGA
- a CDS encoding 50S ribosomal protein L37e has product MVKGTPSMGRRGRGRTHIRCRRCGRHSYNVRKGYCTACGFGRSKRMRRYEWANKVRWKGLRVV; this is encoded by the coding sequence ATGGTGAAAGGAACTCCGTCAATGGGTAGAAGGGGTAGGGGCAGAACCCACATCAGGTGCAGGAGGTGCGGACGGCACTCGTACAATGTAAGGAAGGGTTACTGCACAGCATGCGGTTTTGGAAGGAGTAAGAGAATGAGAAGGTACGAATGGGCCAACAAGGTGAGGTGGAAGGGTTTAAGGGTCGTATAA
- a CDS encoding UPF0147 family protein: MATKKSQKIKEYEQFLSEAIQRLDKISQDRSVPRNIRRATTEAIEALRDENFSYGVRANKAISILNEIVNDINMPFPTRSEILLIIGLLERIRD, from the coding sequence ATGGCCACCAAGAAATCCCAGAAGATTAAGGAGTATGAGCAGTTCCTATCAGAGGCCATCCAAAGGCTTGATAAGATTTCTCAGGATAGGAGTGTCCCAAGAAATATAAGGAGAGCCACGACCGAAGCGATTGAGGCTCTCAGAGATGAGAACTTCAGTTATGGGGTAAGGGCCAATAAGGCCATTTCCATCCTGAATGAGATAGTAAATGATATCAACATGCCCTTCCCGACTAGGTCCGAGATCCTCCTAATAATCGGCCTCTTAGAGAGGATAAGGGACTAA
- a CDS encoding Sjogren's syndrome/scleroderma autoantigen 1 family protein, with amino-acid sequence MSGSVGPEERSRKLAEALLKGWKMLPETCPVCGSPLFETPGGEVVCAVCGTKVILVSSEEGVRIEEQRLVMERVMRDLIRHLDRMVHEAGEELSDDDLSRINSLLEAIEKTNSIYRSLSRQERRRKLS; translated from the coding sequence ATGTCGGGGAGCGTGGGTCCGGAGGAGAGGAGTAGAAAGCTGGCGGAGGCCCTGCTCAAGGGATGGAAGATGCTCCCCGAGACATGTCCCGTCTGCGGATCTCCCCTCTTCGAAACCCCCGGTGGAGAGGTTGTCTGTGCGGTATGCGGTACCAAGGTCATCTTGGTAAGTTCTGAGGAAGGGGTAAGGATAGAGGAACAGAGATTAGTGATGGAGAGAGTAATGAGGGATCTAATAAGACATCTGGACAGGATGGTCCACGAGGCGGGTGAGGAACTGAGTGACGACGACTTATCGAGGATAAATTCTCTACTGGAGGCGATCGAGAAAACCAACTCTATCTACAGGAGCTTATCTCGTCAGGAAAGGAGGCGTAAACTATCTTAG